GTCTTGGGTCGtttctatcttcttcttcctcccactcctcttttctttttcttttttttttttttttttttttaatggtaatcTTTTTAATTCCTAATTAATTCAAATGGAAGATATCAGGGAGTTAAAGGGAATGCTTTCATGCACTGAATTTTTACTATTCAGCctataaaattgttttattttattttttaatttaaatgaaatgtcTAAATTAGAGATATTGATACCTTAAGTATTGCtagacacctttttttttttttttttgaatgggtGGCTTCGATCTCTCTTATGTGTTGTTGTAATCTGGATCATTCATTCAAAATGAACAGCCTAGATTATATGTATGGCTCCCGTATAATGCCATAGTTATAGCATGAGATCCCGATTGCTAGACGCCGATATTGTTGAAAAgcttgttaaattattattttttattaatttttttgtttttgttttgttagatttttgttggttgttttttattttttttaaaaaagttatgaTAGGTATTCTTTTCTTGGGAGGacattgactttttttttttttttttggcagtttATCGGAGATATTGATACAATATAGAGTTtgagaaaaaattgacaataaagTAGTAGTTTGAAGGGTACGTGTTCTTTATTCAAACATTTTTCAGCCtaatactttttctttaatgaaTCTTATGCTCATGCACGGtcatgaatcttttttttttttttttgaattttcggAACTGTTTCCGTGTTTTCTACATGCATGGTAGTTGGCGCTACTTCAATTTCCATCAATAAATAAGTGACCGGGAAAGGAAGCACTAGCTCTAAATTACTTAGTATTCACAGCAGCTTCCTTctcatttttcctaaatttaggaaacaaaactactttttgtttccctATTCAAATACATTCTACAATAGTTTTTCCCTTTATATTTtcctataacattaaaatattatttttgttacttatttttatttttattttcatattcatGTATTTTGTATAGAAAGGTGTGAGAAGAGatagaatatatttttatgattataataaaccatgtggattgctacagttgaacccaatgtaGCAATCCTAATGTATAAGTAAAATATAAGAAAGTTGCTGTAGatgagtttttgtgatttttttgagatcCTAAAGAGTAAGATCTTTCACTTCAAAATTAGATCCAATTTATGTTAATGGGTTGCAAAAGACGCctgcaaaatatatattcaatagCTTAGCATGCCTATTGTGTCTATGAAAATAGTACTTTAACTTCTAGGAAGCGTTGCCACGTTCACTAAgagcctctttttttttttttttttctaaaggtTGGTATGAACTTTTCTTGCAGGATCCTCAAGGTAGTCTGGAaactaaaaaccaaaatttaaagAGTGGTGGAACCGGCAATTAGTTGCATTCTTATCATGTATGTGAATTTAATATGCTTACCTATTTTTGCCTTAATTTGGTTCCATTTGAAATATTCTTGCtgtctttttttcttaacaaagtcaaattaattttttctctcaaaaccAATGAAATAATGACCTACACATTCTTTTCACTCACGTTAAGGGCAAAACAGACCCTTTGCCACAAGCTCTCATGAATCTACGACATTTCTTTTGGCTATTAGTGTTACTCTACTTAATGTTATGCTCATAAGAGcatgggtaattttttttttctcctatatTTGAAGAGAATTGTGCCTAAATATTCAAATCTCTctgtcttgatttttttttttttttttttttttttttttcaataaaatttttttaaacaacttTAGGAGGCGAAAAGTGAGAAGAAAACGGATACGACATAGGGCTATGAGCGAAGACGATGGTGTTAGAATCGATATCGATGGCTTGGTGTCTTCAATGGAAAGAATGGTGCCCCATGATGTGCTCATGCCGCCTAACTGTAGCATCTTCAAAATCCCTATCATACTCTCCAGGCATAATGAAAATGCTTTTATCCCCGATGCATTTTCTATTGGGCCTTTCCATCATGGGAATCAAAAGTTGAAAGCCacagaaaaaattaaagccaGGTATATGCATGACCTTATTTCTCGCTCACGCTCTCGAGACACAATACTAAGAACTCTCATCAGTTCCATCGCGGAGGTGGAGAAAGAGGCTCGTGAGTATTATGCTGAACCAATTAATTACAGCCCAGAAAAACTTGTAGAAATTTTGGTGATTGATGGTTGCTTTCTTATTGAGCTATTTTGCAAGCGAACTTATCGGGACCTTAGAAAAGAAGATGACCCTATTTTCAGCAGACCCTGCATGTTTCATTTTCTATACCATGACTTGATATTGCTAGAAAACCAAGTACCTTGGATGGTACTTGAGCGTTTGTTCAACCAGACAAACGATTCTAGCGACTGGAATATGCCCCGGCCTCTAGCTACACTTGCCACGACATTCATGAGAACCATATATTTAACATATAGAATAGATCCCAAGTCGGATCAGTGTATTAATATGAGAGGCATCAAGCATTTTGTTGATCTGTCCTATAAATTGTCAACTTTACCAAGCACTGATCCCCAGCCGGATCAATGTATCATTATCGAATGCATCAAGCATTTGGTTGATCAGTTTAGGAAATTGGCAGCTTTATCAAGTACACCATTCAGGAAATTGGCAAATTCATCAAGTggtgaagaaaagaaaaaaagcctaCGAGATTGGGAACTTCTGCCTTCTGCTACAAGCCTTGTGGAGGCTggaatcaaattcaaaagggcTACATCTGGAAGCCTATTGGACATAAAATTTAAGGATGGCGTTCTAGAAATTCCCCCATTAGTAGTTAACGACCTAACGGAAACCATCATTCGAAATCTCATCAGCTATGAGCAGTGTTGCCCCAATTGTGGTTTTAAATTCGCTTCCTATGTCGTACTCCTAGACAGCCTCATTAATACTGTCAAAGACATAAATATTCTCTGCGATCATGAGATAATTGATAACTGTTTGAATCCAGAAGATGCAGCCCAGCTGTTCAACAAGCTTTACCATGACACTTTTGTGGCCTTCGACTACGTAGACCTTAGC
This window of the Corylus avellana chromosome ca5, CavTom2PMs-1.0 genome carries:
- the LOC132182240 gene encoding UPF0481 protein At3g47200-like, whose amino-acid sequence is MSEDDGVRIDIDGLVSSMERMVPHDVLMPPNCSIFKIPIILSRHNENAFIPDAFSIGPFHHGNQKLKATEKIKARYMHDLISRSRSRDTILRTLISSIAEVEKEAREYYAEPINYSPEKLVEILVIDGCFLIELFCKRTYRDLRKEDDPIFSRPCMFHFLYHDLILLENQVPWMVLERLFNQTNDSSDWNMPRPLATLATTFMRTIYLTYRIDPKSDQCINMRGIKHFVDLSYKLSTLPSTDPQPDQCIIIECIKHLVDQFRKLAALSSTPFRKLANSSSGEEKKKSLRDWELLPSATSLVEAGIKFKRATSGSLLDIKFKDGVLEIPPLVVNDLTETIIRNLISYEQCCPNCGFKFASYVVLLDSLINTVKDINILCDHEIIDNCLNPEDAAQLFNKLYHDTFVAFDYVDLSREVNRFCQRRLPRWRAVLMGKYFNTPWAGFSTLAAIILLIMTFLQTLYAMKK